A window from Eubalaena glacialis isolate mEubGla1 chromosome 1, mEubGla1.1.hap2.+ XY, whole genome shotgun sequence encodes these proteins:
- the LOC133092227 gene encoding basic salivary proline-rich protein 2-like, producing MCRGRGLTCLTLAPALAQAPGRGKRNTLNSTPNLNRCRPCSHWAGCFSPAGPGPGVPPEPSDQPQLPRGRPGEAGDRPFLAGLPPRPLLSGTAPPPASRLVLPSLASFVSLQPHSPSGDPAVESTDQRHGQMRPRGPDCPPPGESHLGKAPPPARQPRLAQLQMPPQPAEALPREGLQPLPLRPPPLSFHKATTWPRRPALLTTPTIRSFGTGRPASTGHLWTPTVSPARARVSPSNGGVSGTQPERESTGRGNTREDVAATPPACPRPLASTATRSPPGQ from the exons ATGTGCCGAGGCCGaggcctcacttgcctcaccctggccccagccctggcccaggcGCCCGGCCGGG GAAAACGAAACACCCTGAACTCCACCCCAAACCTGAACCGCTGCAGGCCCTGTTCGCACTGGGCGGGCTGCTTCTCCCCCGCAGGCCCTGGGCCCGGGGTCCCCCCTGAGCCGTCAGACCAGCCTCAGCTCCCCAGAGGAAGGCCGGGAGAGGCAGGGGACAGACCCTTCCTGGCCGGGCTGCCCCCTCGCCCCCTCCTCTCCGGCACCGCCCCCCC CCCCGCCTCCCGCCTGGTTCTTCCCAGCCTCGCTTCCTTTGTCTCCCTGCAg CCTCACAGCCCCTCAGGGGACCCGGCGGTGGAATCCACAGACCAGAGGCACGGCCAGATGCGGCCTCGCGGGCCCGACTGCCCGCCACCTGGGGAGAGCCACCTGGGGAAG GCCCCACCTCCTGCCCGCCAGCCCCGCCTGGCTCAGCTGCAGATGCCGCCCCAGCCAGCAGAGGCCCTCCCGCGGGAAggcctccagcccctgcccctgcgGCCGCCACCTCTGTCCTTCCACAAAGCCACTACATGGCCTCGGAGACCCGCCCTGCTCACCACCCCCACCATTCGCTCATTC GGGACAGGGAGGCCAGCTTCCACGGGCCACCTTTGGACGCCCACTGTGTCACCCGCACGGGCTCGTGTTTCCCCCTCTAACGGTGGAGTCAGTGGGACGCAGCCAGAGAGGGAGAGCACCGGGCGTGGAAACACCAGGGAGGACGTGGCGGCCACGCCGCCTGCCTGCCCTCGGCCTCTGGCCTCCACTGCCACCCGGTCCCCACCTGGCCAGTGA
- the GPR35 gene encoding G-protein coupled receptor 35 — MNNSTCVSRELPGPPAAKYLLLTYTGGLLLLGLLLNGLALWVLCCRLLRWTETRIYMANLAVADLCLLCSLPFFLHFLKSTTDTPLCQLSQGIYLANRYMSISLVTAIAVDRYVAVRHPLRARGLRSPRQAVAVCAALWVLVLGSLVLRWFLDMQDGGFCFSSRSRQNSYTVVFSLLGFYLPLAVLVFCSLQVVSALAQRPAADAGQEEATRKASRMVLANLAVFVVCFLPFHVVLTLRVATGLHACAIRLALQITSRLSDANCCLDAICYYFMAKEFQEASALTALPARAKAHKSQDSLCVTLA; from the coding sequence ATGAACAACAGTACCTGCGTCTCCAGGGAGCTGCCCGGGCCCCCGGCGGCCAAGTACCTCCTCCTCACCTACACGGGCGGGCTCCTGCTGCTGGGTCTGTTGCTCAACGGCCTGGCGCTCTGGGTGCTGTGCTGCCGCCTGCTGCGCTGGACGGAGACCCGCATCTACATGGCCAACCTGGCCGTGGCTGACCTCTGCCTGCTGTGCTCCCTGCCCTTCTTTCTGCACTTCCTGAAGAGCACCACAGACACGCCACTCTGCCAGCTCTCCCAGGGCATCTAcctggccaacaggtacatgagcATCAGCCTGGTCACGGCCATCGCCGTGGACCGCTACGTGGCCGTGCGGCACCCGCTGCGAGCCCGCGGGCTCCGCTCCCCGCGCCAGGCCGTGGCCGTGTGTGCCGCGCTCTGGGTGCTGGTGCTCGGCTCCCTGGTGCTTCGCTGGTTCCTGGACATGCAGGACGGCGGCTTTTGCTTCTCCAGCCGCTCCAGGCAGAATTCCTACACCGTGGTCTTCTCGCTGCTGGGCTTTTACCTGCCGCTGGCCGTGCTGGTCTTCTGCTCGCTGCAGGTGGTGAGCGCCCTGGCCCAGAGGCCAGCCGCCGACGCGGGCCAGGAGGAAGCCACCCGGAAGGCCTCCCGCATGGTCTTGGCGAACCTGGCCGTGTTCGTGGTCTGCTTCCTGCCCTTCCACGTGGTGCTGACTCTGCGCGTGGCCACGGGCCTGCACGCCTGTGCCATCCGTCTTGCCCTCCAGATCACCAGCAGACTCTCGGATGCCAACTGCTGCCTGGACGCCATCTGCTACTACTTCATGGCCAAGGAGTTCCAGGAAGCATCTGCGCTGACCGCCCTCCCCGCCAGAGCCAAGGCCCACAAGAGCCAGGACTCTCTGTGCGTGACCTTGGCCTAG
- the LOC133092235 gene encoding LOW QUALITY PROTEIN: aquaporin-12-like (The sequence of the model RefSeq protein was modified relative to this genomic sequence to represent the inferred CDS: inserted 1 base in 1 codon; deleted 1 base in 1 codon), with protein MASLNASLSFFATFALCQVARRAAKALLPGGTCSRFAREVVGAAQLGACCLEMRTLADVGPWGGGFGPDLLLTPLFLLLLVHGATLDGASADTAVSLQEFLLAEASLPGTLLDLAAQALGVQAACALTRLYWAWELSDMHVLQTLMDVHCGSALRAAVPHXALVEGSCAVLFHLTLLRCRNSLPVYRVLAMALLVTIMAYTGEGLLAEGPESLGVAISWAPGGDGSQLGWTQCAGLGPRPLSGLSFLAGDDLLQLRGMEKRAGEEESIQGSWVRAPCDSQKLGGPPQLTLPWVPFLRCTCAGAEEQQRPVSSVAAGLAGVGGTSIHLRVKRGAARGAGHLWVQGPFSRATVSVEASRGQAVLAFAGLLSHLHTRPHPPKQPPPWMTGHLQEAALGGKAESPDVCAGDAGPRAPEHGMVLPVPLCHGHLPCLCQRKLFYSQKSKYGAPRGKPAPGPQVTQMPAEHGAWAAWGCRWQALSCTAP; from the exons ATGGCCAGTCTGAACGCATCCCTCTCCTTCTTTGCCACCTTCGCCCTCTGCCAGGTGGCCAGGAGGGCGGCCAAGGCCCTGCTCCCCGGGGGAACCTGCTCCCGCTTTGCCCGGGAGGTGGTGGGCGCCGCCCAGCTGGGGGCCTGCTGCCTGGAGATGCGGACGCTGGCGGACGTcggcccctggggagggggcttcGGCCCCGACCTGCTGCTGACCCCGctcttcctgctcctcctggTGCACGGGGCCACCCTGGACGGGGCCTCGGCCGATACCGCCGTGTCCCTGCAGGAGTTCCTCCTGGCCGAGGCCTCTCTGCCCGGCACGCTGCTGGACCTGGCAGCCCAGGCGCTGGGCGTGCAGGCGGCCTGTGCCCTGACGCGGCTCTActgggcctgggagctcagcGACATGCACGTCCTGCAGACCCTCATGGACGTGCACTGCGGCTCGGCCCTGCGCGCGGCCGTCCCCC GCGCGCTGGTGGAGGGCTCCTGCGCCGTCCTCTTCCACCTGACCCTCCTCCGCTGCCGGAACAGTCTTCCCGTCTACAGGGTGCTGGCCATGGCCCTGCTGGTCACCATCATGGCCTACACGG GAGAGGGGCTGCTGGCCGAGGGGCCAGAGAGTCTGGGGGTGGCCATTTCCTGGGCACCTGGTGGGGATGGCAGCCAGCTGGGCTGGACACAGTGTGCTGGGCTGGGACCCCGGCCCCTATCAGGGCTGTCCTTCCTAGCTGG agaTGACCTCCTGCAGCTgcggggtatggagaaaagggctGGGGAAGAAGAATCCATCCAGGG CTCCTGGGTGAGGGCCCCCTGTGACTCCCAGAAGCTGGGGGGACCCCCTCAACTCACCCTGCCGTGGGTGCCCTTCCTTCGCTGTACCTGTGCCGGGGCAGAGGAGCAGCAAAGGCCCGTTAGCAGTGTGGCCGCAGGGCTAG CGGGGGTGGGTGGTACCAGCATCCACCTGAGGGTTAAAAGAGGTGCAGCAAGAGGGGCTGGGCACCTGTGGGTACAGGGGCCGTTCTCCAGAGCCACGGTGTCCGTGGAGGCCAGTCGTGGCCAGGCTGTCCTGGCCTTTGCAGGACTACTG TCCCACCTCCACACTCGCCCACACCCCCCAAAGCAGCCACCCCCATGGATGACAGGTCACCTTCAGGAGGCAGCTCTGGGAGGAAAGGCTGAGAGTCCGGACGTTTGTGCAGGGGATGCTGGGCCCAGGGCCCCAGAGCACG GGATGGTCCTGCCTGTCCCGCTGTGTCATGGCCACCTCCCTTGCCTTTGCCAGAGGAAACTGTTCTACAGTCAGAAGAGCAAGTATGGGGCC CCCAGAGGGAAGCCAGCCCCAGGGCCCCAAGTCACCCAGATGCCTGCAGAGCACGGGGCCTGGGCAGCGTGGGGGTGCAGGTGGCAGGCGCTGAGCTGCACGGCGCCCTGA